The genome window tgaaagtttttttttttttacattgttattGTATCGTAAACtgatatgtataataaatttattgatttttataataattatcttataatttatactaaaaataatttttaacgggttaataataaaaattataaggacaATGTATGGtattaaactctaatttttttttaaaaaatagcaaTTTATTTTTACCAATTCCAtaagaatcatttttttaaaaaaaaaggattatttTCTCATATAAAATCAATTCCAAACATGTTTAGCCATTTTCATGCTTGTAGAAGTGGTCCCAATTATGCAAAATGTAGGAGATATGGAAGAAGAGTGGTGTAGTGATGACGAAATAAGCAGAGCACCAGCAGACCAAGCTGGAAAATTCAATGCGTGAAAATGGTTTAAGCCTGCACAAAACAGACAACAATAGTGACATAACAAAGGGATGCTGATGTTTTAGACCAGAGTGAAACGAGAGACAAAATGTGAACTCAAATTGATCCATCCAAGTGGAAGATGAAACCCCAATCCCCATAAGCACAAATGTAAAatccaacaaaaacaaatacataaaGTAGTGTGTGAGAGTGTGAAGGTTTCTTTGGTCTTTCCCTCTTAATTTGACTTCCCATTACATATTCAAAGGAAAAAGTGTAGGCCAGTGTTGTGTGTTTGACAGTGAGTCAAGGACCATGTAAGATGGTATGAATGCCCCTATACATATCATACACTTACACAGACAGATTGCAAACTGCATAAAGACAATACCTCTTTGGTTACTGCCATTTTACCCTCTCATTTAATGCAACTCCATGGGTACATGCCAAttttctactactactactactatctttttttcttcactttttttattcCCATTAAAACATATTGCCACCACACCAATCTCAAATACTAGTGCATAAAAAAACCTCCAGAGGCTTAATAAAACCCAAAGTTCTTCTCCTTCCATCCTTCTGTGTCTTCTTCTCTCTAAACACTTGATGTAGTTTTTGTTGTCACTTCAAACTTGTAGTGAAAATACAAAAACCAAACCAACCCCATCTTCATATATTctctaaacacacacacactctctctctctctcactcacacacactttcatttttttttcttctcttgatcAAGCCATGGAAGAGACAGATGAGTCAACCAATGCTAACCAGAAATTCGCCATCAAAAGAAGGAGCTTCAGGAATGGAGGCAACTCTCATGAGCATCATCATTATCAccatcatcaccaccaccaccaccatcatcatcactatcagcaccaccatcatcatcagCTGCTACAATACTCAAATCAGCTTGGTTTCTGCAACAACCAGAACAAGTTTCAGAGATACTACCCAGCTCTTCTGCCTCTACCTTCTCTTATACCTCTTCAACAACTTCCTTTGACTCCACCCTTCCCTCAGAACCacactatcaaatcaaaaacccATTTGCACAAACCTCCATGCATGCTCAATAGCTCCCCCTCCTCAGATTACAAGCTCTCTCAACTACCACTTAATCCTGGTAAGCACTAGCATTGTTCCCTCACTTTCAAACTCACCCTTTCGTTTgcattcttgtttttttaattcagaAGACAAAAATTTGTTCTTTAGGCCTTCCTGTTTGGTtttcttggaaaaaaaaatcaattttcctTTATCTTCTCAGTTctcacataaaaagaaaaaaagcctcATCATGGCAATACCATGAAGAAACCATTTCTAGCTGTTTCTTTTGCATGTAGTGTGTATTTTTGAAACATTGCATTTGGGTTtgtaatttatatatagttatatattgATGTGTTTCTAAAGTTCAATCACGAAGGGATTGGTGCATGTGTTGCATTAGTTTGGTGGTTTTCATGTGGAAGTGTAAGGTCTTGTTGGGGAAAAACAAACTTCAGATCAGTGTGCCACTTGCTGCAATTGATGCCTTATGTTTCTATGTCGATTTTGTCAAAAGTAGTACTCTAGTGTATTCTCTTTTATTAAACAGTCGTgggaaaaaaattgttcaacTCTTTCTCTCCATAGTAGTATTTCATGATTGGATTTTATTCACTCAAcatctttcctttttaattctttttattttcctacGGGCTAGCGATGTTGAAAgtctttcttccttttccccTTTTTTGGTGCCAGTTGTTGGAAGCCAATATTAGCACATTCTGAAGTACGGTGGATTTTCCTATTCACTATGCTGTCCCAGTTCATGGgacccttttccttttctttttctgtttttttatctGGTGTCTGTCAGGCTCGGGCTATATCAGAAAAAAGTGCAAGGGTTGTTCTAGTTATTAGTGAATTTAGGTCGGGGATAAAATAGTTTCCTAACCAAAGTCAAGGTCTAATTATATTAgtaattttgattctttaatttatttacttttactcTAGATTCATGGCTCCAGTTTTTGAAGCTGGAATTCCTAGGAAGTGCTATTATggtattttcaaaatcattgaatttattttcaataCTTGCTTGTATACATCATGGCTTGCTTTGAGGAAATATTTAGTGCTTTGTTAAACATTTATCTCCAGCAAAATATTTGTCCATGCTATTGTAATTAATATGGGAAATGGTTAATTTATAAGTAGTGACTTTTAATAGGGgtgcatgataaaaaaaattatattttttatataatccaAACAAAggaatttttcaataaaatactttttaaataaacaaacaacAGAATATTCTGtaataataatactttttaGAAAAGATCTAAGCTTTTCTAGAAATTCTGTATTTTCCTGTGAAAACATATGGACATCTAATGAGCACAAGGAATTAGTCCTTGTTTGGTTGAAAGGAACTGGAGAGGAAGGCAGAaactttgataataaaaaatattgtttggtTCAAAAGTTTGAAGGAGACAGAATATAAAAGGTCCAAAATTTTGTCTGTGTACTAATGGAAAGGTTTATTTTTCCATTACCTCTTCCCCTCCTTCGAAGCAATCGATAGGCATCAAAGTAAATTGGGAAATTGATGAACCATCTTGTTTCTTATACTGATTCAGCTCCAAAAGAACTTCAGCAGCAATCAAAGGCATCCTTGAAAGGAGATGATGGGAAGAAACTCATTCCAGCAAGGAAGCCACATGCAGTACTTGTTGCAAGTAGGCCAGACTCTGGTGGCAGAGAAGGCTCTGTGATCTCTCTTCTTGCCAACCACTTTTTGGTGCAATTTGATCCATCACAGAAGATATATCATTACAATGTTGAAATCACTCCTCATCCCTCCAAGGATGTTGCCAGAGCAATCAAGCAGAAGTTGGTAAATAACAATTCTGCAGTCCTCTCAGGTGCTACTCCAGCATATGATGGTAGAAAGAATCTTTATAGTCCAGTTGAATTCCAAAATGACAAGCTTGAGTTCTACATAAGCCTCCCAATCCCCACTAGCAAGTTGAATTCACCTTATGGAGAAATGCCTGATTTGAAAGAGAAGCATGAACAGCTTAAACTTTTCAGGATAAATGTCAAGTTGGTCTCAAAGATCAATGGGAAGGAGTTGAGTAATTACTTGAGCAACGAGGGTGATGATTGGATTCCACTTCCACAGGATTATCTGCATGCTTTGGATGTAGTTCTTAGGGAAAGTCCAACTGAGAAATGCATACCTGTAGGGAGGTCATTCTATTCAAGTTCAATGGGAAGAAGCAAAGACATTGGTGGAGGAGCTGTTGGATTGAGAGGCTTCTTTCAGAGTCTTAGACCAACACAACAAGGACTTGCTCTCAATGTGGATTTCTCGGTAACTGCTTTCCATGAGAGCATAGGAGTGATTGCATACTTGCAGAAGCGCGTCGAGTTTCTTCGAGACCTGTCTCAAAGGAAGACAGCTCAATTAACTGGCGAAGAGAGGAAGGAAGTGGAGAAGGCGTTGAAGAGCATCAGGGTCTTTGTTTGCCACAGAGAAACTGTTCAGCGATATCGTGTCTATGGCTTGACTGAGGAGGTTACTGAAAATCTTTGGTTTGCTGACAGAGATGGGAAGAATCTGAGGTTGGTGAATTACTTTAAAGATCAATATAACTATGACATACAATTCAGAAAACTGCCATGCTTGCAAATTAGTAGGAGTAAGCCTTGTTATCTCCCTATGGAGCTTTGTGTGATCTGTGAAGGCCAGAAGTTCCTTGGGAAACTGTCTGATGATCAAACAGCAAGAATACTCAAAATGGGCTGCCAAAGACCGGCAGAACGAAAAACCATTGTCGAAGGAGTCATGAGAGGAACTGTTGGGCCTACCAGGTAGTTAACTTCAAGATACTATAGTAgttccattttttcttttttgttgaataGATAGTATGGTTCTTAACCTCTTATGTACTTCTATGGATCCTTTCTTTGACTTTTTACTTTTGCATATTCATATTGCTTTTGTATTATTTTCTAATGCCTTGAAATGATTTTGACAGTGGTGATCAGGAAAAAGAATTCAAACTCCAAGTATCAAGAGAAATGACAAAGTT of Glycine soja cultivar W05 chromosome 1, ASM419377v2, whole genome shotgun sequence contains these proteins:
- the LOC114411651 gene encoding protein argonaute 7-like, whose translation is MEETDESTNANQKFAIKRRSFRNGGNSHEHHHYHHHHHHHHHHHHYQHHHHHQLLQYSNQLGFCNNQNKFQRYYPALLPLPSLIPLQQLPLTPPFPQNHTIKSKTHLHKPPCMLNSSPSSDYKLSQLPLNPAPKELQQQSKASLKGDDGKKLIPARKPHAVLVASRPDSGGREGSVISLLANHFLVQFDPSQKIYHYNVEITPHPSKDVARAIKQKLVNNNSAVLSGATPAYDGRKNLYSPVEFQNDKLEFYISLPIPTSKLNSPYGEMPDLKEKHEQLKLFRINVKLVSKINGKELSNYLSNEGDDWIPLPQDYLHALDVVLRESPTEKCIPVGRSFYSSSMGRSKDIGGGAVGLRGFFQSLRPTQQGLALNVDFSVTAFHESIGVIAYLQKRVEFLRDLSQRKTAQLTGEERKEVEKALKSIRVFVCHRETVQRYRVYGLTEEVTENLWFADRDGKNLRLVNYFKDQYNYDIQFRKLPCLQISRSKPCYLPMELCVICEGQKFLGKLSDDQTARILKMGCQRPAERKTIVEGVMRGTVGPTSGDQEKEFKLQVSREMTKLTGRILHPPKLKLGDGGHVRNLTPSRHDRQWNLLDGHVFEGTTIERWALISFGGTPEQKSNVPRFINQLCQRCEQLGIFLNKNTVISPQFESIQILNNVTLLESKLKRIQRTASNNLQLLICIMERKHKGYADLKRIAETSVGVMSQCCLYPNLNKLSSQFLANLVLKINAKVGGCTVALYNSLPSQLPRLFHIDEPVIFMGADVTHPHPLDDVSPSVAAVVGSMNWPTANKYISRIRSQTHRQEIIQDLGAMVGELLDDFYQEVEKLPNRIIFFRDGVSETQFYKVLEEELQSIRFACSRFPGYKPTITFAVVQKRHHTRLFPFETDQSSTQNNFLYENIPPGTVVDSVITHPKEFDFYLCSHWGVKGTSRPTHYHVLWDENQFTSDELQKLVYNLCYTFVRCTKPISLVPPAYYAHLAAYRGRLYLERSESLGLFRSTSTLSRAAPPKTAALPKLSENIKKLMFYC